Proteins co-encoded in one Anopheles moucheti chromosome X, idAnoMoucSN_F20_07, whole genome shotgun sequence genomic window:
- the LOC128306505 gene encoding LOW QUALITY PROTEIN: acetylcholinesterase-like (The sequence of the model RefSeq protein was modified relative to this genomic sequence to represent the inferred CDS: deleted 1 base in 1 codon) yields MFVNQCTRRPHMNVFVLLLGATVICPAYGIIDRLVVQTSSGPIRGRSTMVQGREVHVFNGVPFAKPPVDSLRFKKPVPAEPWHGVLDATRLPPSCIQERYEYFPGFAGEEMWNPNTNVSEDCLYLNIWVPTKTRLRHGRGLNFGSNDVSKVEGCNANAASDHTTHSAHPTGGLAMLVWIYGGGFMSGTSTLDIYNAEILAAVGNVIVASMQYRVGAFGFLYLAPYISGYEDDAPGNMGMWDQALAIRWLKENAKAFGGDPDLITLFGESAGGSSVSLHLLSPVTRGLSKRGILQSGTLNAPWSHMTAEKALQIAEGLIDDCNCNLTMLKESPSTVMQCMRNVDAKTISVQQWNSYSGILGFPSAPTIDGVFMTADPMTMLREANLEGIDILVGSNRDEGTYFLLYDFIDYFEKDAATSLPKDKFLEIMNTIFNKASEPEREAIIFQYTGWESGNDGYQNQHQVGRAVGDHFFICPTNEFALGLTERGASVHYYYFTHRTSTSLWGEWMGVLHGDEVEYIFGQPMNASLQYRQRERDLSRRMVLSVSEFARTGNPALEGEHWPLYTRENPIFFIFNAEGEDDLRGEKYGRGPMATSCAFWNDFLPRLRAWSVPSKNPCHIPEQLSTASTARTMPIVVMVLVWMIPLLAGLVAN; encoded by the exons ATGTTTGTGAACCAGTGCACCCGCCGACCTCACATGAATGTGTTTGTGCTACTGCTCGGTGCGACTGTGATATGCCCCGCTTATGGAATAATTGATCGGCTGGTGGTACAAACCAGCAGCGGTCCGATACGCGGACGTTCGACGATGGTGCAGGGGCGCGAGGTGCACGTATTCAACGGTGTCCCGTTCGCAAAGCCACCGGTGGATAGCTTACGGTTTAAGAAGCCTGTCCCAGCAGAACCATGGCATGGGGTGCTCGATGCAACCAGATTACCTCCATCATGCATACAGGAGCG ATACGAATATTTCCCTGGCTTCGCGGGCGAAGAGATGTGGAACCCTAATACGAACGTTTCGGAAGATTGTCTATATCTCAACATATGGGTGCCAACAAAGACACGCCTTCGACATGGTAGGGGTCTGAACTTTGGAAGCAATGACGTAAGTAAA GTGGAGGGTTGCAATGCAAATGCGGCTTCTGACCACACTACGCACTCCGCGCATCCCACA GGAGGGCTGGCAATGCTTGTTTGGATTTATGGTGGCGGTTTTATGAGCGGCACCTCCACGTTGGACATTTACAATGCCGAAATACTGGCCGCGGTCGGTAATGTCATCGTCGCGTCGATGCAGTACCGTGTCGGTGCATTTGGTTTTTTGTACCTTGCCCCGTACATCAGTGGGTACGAAGATGACGCTCCAG GCAACATGGGTATGTGGGATCAAGCGCTGGCGATACGATGGCTGAAGGAAAATGCGAAAGCCTTCGGTGGTGATCCAGATCTGATTACGCTGTTTGGCGAGTCGGCTGGTGGCAGTTCGGTGAGTTTGCATCTGCTATCGCCAGTCACACGAGGGCTCTCGAAGCGTGGCATTTTGCAATCCGGTACACTGAACGCCCCCTGGAGCCACATGACCGCAGAGAAGGCACTACAGATCGCCGAAGGGCTCATCGACGACTGCAACTGCAATCTGACAATGCTGAAG GAATCGCCTAGCACGGTAATGCAATGCATGAGGAATGTCGATGCGAAGACCATCTCGGTCCAGCAGTGGAATTCGTACTCCGGCATACTGGGATTTCCTTCAGCGCCGACCATTGACGGTGTGTTTATGACCGCCGACCCGATGACCATGTTACGCGAGGCTAATTTGGAAGGAATTGATATTCTCGTTGGCAGCAACCGGGACGAGG GaacctattttttgttatacgATTTTATAGACTATTTTGAAAAGGACGCGGCAACATCATTGCCCAAGGATAAGTTTTTGGAAATTATGAACACCATCTTTAACAAAGCATCCGAGCCGGAACGTGAGGCAATAATCTTTCAG TACACGGGTTGGGAAAGTGGAAATGATGGCTATCAAAATCAACATCAGGTTGGGCGAGCGGTTGGTGATCACTTCTTCATCTGTCCAACCAACGAGTTCGCACTCGGTCTAACGGAGCGTGGTGCATCGGTTCACTACTATTATtttacacac CGTACCAGCACATCACTTTGGGGTGAATGGATGGGCGTACTGCACGGGGATGAAGTCGAGTACATTTTCGGCCAGCCGATGAATGCGTCCCTGCAGTACCGGCAGCGGGAGAGGGATTTAAGCCGACGCATGGTGCTATCTGTCAGCGAGTTTGCACGGACAGG AAACCCCGCCCTGGAAGGTGAACATTGGCCTCTGTATACCAGAGAAAATCCAATCTTTTTCATCTTCAATGCGGAAGGTGAGGACGATCTGCGAGGCGAGAAGTATGGTCGCGGACCGATGGCAACATCGTGCGCATTTTGGAATGACTTTTTACCAAGGCTACGAGCATGGTCAG taccGTCGAAAAATCCGTGCCACATACCCGAGCAATTGTCGACAGCCAGTACGGCCAGAACAATGCCCATAGTTGTGATGGTGTTGGTTTGGATGATCCCGCTGTTGGCGGGATTGGTTGCTAATTAA